The window ttataaatacTAGTAAAAGATGCACACGCGTTgcatatgttattattatttttaatttgatcaaataatactaaacaattaacacgaaattattttcaatttagaagagttgatcGATCTAAAAGAGAAGATTtgtttagatatttttttatgtaaaatgtgGAGTGACTTGAGGAAGTGTTTAGTAGAGTAAGAAGGGTAATtatagaattaaatattttggtatcTTCTAAGGTAGTTACTCTAAGGGTcacacacttaataatatagtatagaatAGTATAGATGTTTTGTATTAGGATTCAGGAGTACAGTATACTCTGAATTCGAAAAATGCACAGCCTAATCCCTGTGATATTTTCCTAAGGCTCTAGAGGAAAATATTCAATAAAGTTTcgcaatttttttatgttacaaACTAAATATACAAACTATCAAATGCAAAATCAATCTTTATCCAGGGCATAAAAACTAACACCGGAAATTAGCATAGCATACAAAAATGAGAAAGAAATGCTTTTGCACAAATTCACAAACCATATTTTGTTGTAGAATTTCTGCAGCTGCTTTTTAAGAGCCCTCTCCCTCTCACCTTTTGGATTCAACGAACCAATCAAAGCATCAAGCTGCGAGAACGTTTCCGGTAGTAAATAAGAgcgaaacaaaaaaaaaaaaaacaagataacAGAGCCGGAGATCCTTACCTCTTCCTTGGTTTTATAGTAGCCCCATTGCTTAGAGTCAGAACTCTCAACAAATATTCTTCCATCACGTCGAAAAAACCAATACCTGCAATAATTTCTATCTTTCCCTAAAGGCATAGTGCGTATATATCTCTTCTCAATTTCACGTTCAAGAAATTCTTTCTGCATCAAAAGTAAATAGTGTATCTATCAGCGCCGAAGTTCACATCATATAAACCTACTTTCATCTCCATCAACCTTTTCTCCATTTTTACGAGAATAAACATGCACAAACATAAACAGATGCCAAAAATAAAATGCAAGCAAACACAAAACCCTCATAACACCCACCaaacaacaaatacatataGATTACCCTCTGCTCAGTGCTTTTCATCTCGATTGATTCCTTGATTTCATGTTTCTTCAATTTGTGAATCTCCCTCTTCGATAGATGATTACCATTTTCAACAGAGTTGGGTTCAACCTTCTGTTTCTTCGAATTCTTCTCAGATATGTCGTCCCCAAGTTCAATCTCACTGCCCGCCAACATTATCCGGGAGCAAGGGAGGAAAATGAGAAACATAAGAAAATGAAGAGATGGCTACCATATCATTGAACTCATCTACCAAAATGTCATTACTTCAGAAATAAAAAACAATCAACTCTAACCTTTTTCTTGAATAATGATTCTGCTGAGAGTGAACTGACGAATGATTCTTTTTTCGGGCGTAAACTTTGTCATTCCTATTCTCTGAAATAACACCGTTGGGCATACTGTGATTGCCTTCACTCAACTTCACTTCTTTTTTTGCAGTAGCTTCGAACTTCCTACGCTCCTTTTCTTCTCTCTTCTTTCTACCTTCGTCCAATGCTTCATCCCTCCTTGTTGCAGAAAGAGCCTGTCGTTCTTCAACATACTCATCCAACTTGTCCCGAATAGTACCCGTCTCTAAAGCTTGAGCAACCAGTTCTTGAAATAATGCCAGTTTCACATGAATACCTAACAGGCCATAATGACCTCGCTTAATTGTACTGATGTGCATAGAAAAATCCACAGTACAACTTGTTTCCAAGAAATCACAGAGATATTCAGTCCAATTAATTTGTGTAATCTGAAATACAAAGAATTTGAGAGGTCAGGGTACTTAAGAAAGAACCaactaaaacaagaaaataGTGATGATTGATGCGTCGTCCAACAAATATAACTTCTAAGATGAGAAATAACTGTCACAGAAATAAATTTTCTCAGATGTCTAACCTTCGATTTTCGTTTTTTATTTTCTACTGCCATGGAAAACTTCCCAGTGTCATTCAAAAGCAACCGAAGCAgagttgaataagattcaaCAATAAGCAACGGAGTGCTGTCCTTATAACATAAAGAATTCTCAAAGTCTTCGAGGGAAAATGGCGACAGATTGAATAGCCTGCCATAAGAACCACAAAAATCCCATAACATCAAAAGATTCCCCACACAATCCATAGGTACATTGAAATCGCGGCATGGGCAAGGCCTTTCCGTCAAAAGCCGATCTTCCTCTGCAGGTTCcacaaagagatcatcaattggatattttatggttttagcTTCTGGATTCTCAGTAGCTGCATCTACCAAAACAGGTAATAAATTGAGatgtataaatataataaaacaagGGATAGAAAAAACAGACTTTTTcagcatttaaaatcataaagagaaaaaaataataatcccaACAGGCACTAATGATCAGATTCAAGTGTACACAATGAAACACAAAGGAGACAAAAAAGAACAAAGAACTTAACCTCAGCCCAACTTTCCTTTTCTTGTTATTACACTGGATCCAAAAATGAATACATGAATTGCAATGTGACATTTGTTGGATAACAAGGAAAAACTAAAACATCAGCAACTGAAACAACCATGCTGGACCTGAAAAGCACGACAATTAAAGCCTACCTCCATCAGCAGTGGATGTTGAGGGCTTAGAAATTTCCTCACACGATTTCCTCCTTTTATATACCTTGAGCCCGTTTTCATTTTGCTCctgaaatcaataaaaattaatgacacAGTTCCCAAAAAATGAAGGTACTAAAGGAAAATAGAAATTCAGACATCACCGCAGTCTTTTGTTTATcttcaattttcttttgtttgtcttcaattttttttcgcTTTCTATTACAAACTACAAGTCCATCCTGGATGGAAATTTTATTCTTTAGTTCTAAAGGAGGGGCAGTTGAGATTCCATGCTTCCTTGCCAAAGAATCATGTATGACCCAAGGTAGGCTTCGATAAGTAGAGTCTTTGATGAAAGACTTCAGAAAACGTTTACTAAGAGGTGGATTCTTTGCCGTCAATTCATCAGCATTTACTATGACTTTTCCATTCATTTCATGGTCACTGCTAAGCCATGCAATCTCATACTGTGTTCTGTTAGCATCCTCCTGAAGAACTTTCAAAATTTTGCATGGAAATAAACGACCATCCTTCCTTCCAAATAAGTCAGCACCCACTGTAAATGGACCTTGTAACTTCGTAGCAATTGCATTTACCAGATCTTTTAGATTTAGCACGCCTGccacaaagaaaataaaattttaaaagtgttTTATGCAATGTAGTAAACAATAACCACAAGAACAATATTAGAAGAAAAAGCACCTCAATCCAATTAGAGTAGAATGACAATTCAAGAAATCAAATGCGTTCTTGAAAAACATAAACAACCCTTCCCGACTAATTATCAACAACAGAAATACTAAAAACAAGATTTCCCTATATCCGAGGCCTGGGCGATGGGCTTTGAGAAAGGGGAATTCTCTGATTCTCTGAGATTCAAACAGCACGATCCTAATAATTATTCCTAATGTCACATGGTCACATGGGTGAGTATCAAGCCGCATATGAATTCCACGAAAAATGTAGAAGAAATAACATTATTATAGCAAAAATAGATGTCATCGACTTTAATGACCCACTATTGCTAGTCTTTGTACCGacaaccataaaatattttcgatGTCGAATCAACTTTAATGACTCACTATTGCTAGTCTTTGTACCAACAaccgtaaaatatttttgttctcTCCGACATTGGAAATAACCGTGCCCTCAGCATTAACAGTAGATTCCCAATATTCTATAAAGAATGACTGAAAATACTACTGCCCAGATCATACAAGCGACGACAGAAACTGAATTTAGGTACAGTGAGTGTTATCAAGGACGAACGATCATGGGCATGTTAACCATATCTGACGACTATTTCACGAGGAATAAATTTTGCTTAAGACTATGAGCAAGAAACTGT of the Primulina huaijiensis isolate GDHJ02 chromosome 1, ASM1229523v2, whole genome shotgun sequence genome contains:
- the LOC140975129 gene encoding uncharacterized protein isoform X2, producing the protein MPLYKRKPLALVEKPSDLKPQELVFQIRYTKEIFRNYSEYLKRINLYRQRVWNCKATGKGNLTYEEALVSEKKASERIQNIPTEYVARVLRDVQYSVLNLKDLVNAIATKLQGPFTVGADLFGRKDGRLFPCKILKVLQEDANRTQYEIAWLSSDHEMNGKVIVNADELTAKNPPLSKRFLKSFIKDSTYRSLPWVIHDSLARKHGISTAPPLELKNKISIQDGLVVCNRKRKKIEDKQKKIEDKQKTAEQNENGLKVYKRRKSCEEISKPSTSTADGDAATENPEAKTIKYPIDDLFVEPAEEDRLLTERPCPCRDFNVPMDCVGNLLMLWDFCGSYGRLFNLSPFSLEDFENSLCYKDSTPLLIVESYSTLLRLLLNDTGKFSMAVENKKRKSKITQINWTEYLCDFLETSCTVDFSMHISTIKRGHYGLLGIHVKLALFQELVAQALETGTIRDKLDEYVEERQALSATRRDEALDEGRKKREEKERRKFEATAKKEVKLSEGNHSMPNGVISENRNDKVYARKKNHSSVHSQQNHYSRKSEIELGDDISEKNSKKQKVEPNSVENGNHLSKREIHKLKKHEIKESIEMKSTEQRKEFLEREIEKRYIRTMPLGKDRNYCRYWFFRRDGRIFVESSDSKQWGYYKTKEELDALIGSLNPKGERERALKKQLQKFYNKICAQLHRRSKEATQRDVPEDDALIRRSTRVRAPPRENPALAFLKYENKWKDI
- the LOC140975129 gene encoding uncharacterized protein isoform X4; the protein is MPLYKRKPLALVEKPSDLKPQELVFQIRYTKEIFRNYSEYLKRINLYRQRVWNCKATGKGNLTYEEALVSEKKASERIQNIPTEYVARVLRDVQYSVLNLKDLVNAIATKLQGPFTVGADLFGRKDGRLFPCKILKVLQEDANRTQYEIAWLSSDHEMNGKVIVNADELTAKNPPLSKRFLKSFIKDSTYRSLPWVIHDSLARKHGISTAPPLELKNKISIQDGLVVCNRKRKKIEDKQKKIEDKQKTAEQNENGLKVYKRRKSCEEISKPSTSTADGEEDRLLTERPCPCRDFNVPMDCVGNLLMLWDFCGSYGRLFNLSPFSLEDFENSLCYKDSTPLLIVESYSTLLRLLLNDTGKFSMAVENKKRKSKITQINWTEYLCDFLETSCTVDFSMHISTIKRGHYGLLGIHVKLALFQELVAQALETGTIRDKLDEYVEERQALSATRRDEALDEGRKKREEKERRKFEATAKKEVKLSEGNHSMPNGVISENRNDKVYARKKNHSSVHSQQNHYSRKSEIELGDDISEKNSKKQKVEPNSVENGNHLSKREIHKLKKHEIKESIEMKSTEQRKEFLEREIEKRYIRTMPLGKDRNYCRYWFFRRDGRIFVESSDSKQWGYYKTKEELDALIGSLNPKGERERALKKQLQKFYNKICLSKDMDGAKVLPHDIVSTWPYHNCITLMIRLHMSSVSSFKILDMNILIFKI
- the LOC140975129 gene encoding uncharacterized protein isoform X3, giving the protein MPLYKRKPLALVEKPSDLKPQELVFQIRYTKEIFRNYSEYLKRINLYRQRVWNCKATGKGNLTYEEALVSEKKASERIQNIPTEYVARVLRDVQYSVLNLKDLVNAIATKLQGPFTVGADLFGRKDGRLFPCKILKVLQEDANRTQYEIAWLSSDHEMNGKVIVNADELTAKNPPLSKRFLKSFIKDSTYRSLPWVIHDSLARKHGISTAPPLELKNKISIQDGLVVCNRKRKKIEDKQKKIEDKQKTAEQNENGLKVYKRRKSCEEISKPSTSTADGATENPEAKTIKYPIDDLFVEPAEEDRLLTERPCPCRDFNVPMDCVGNLLMLWDFCGSYGRLFNLSPFSLEDFENSLCYKDSTPLLIVESYSTLLRLLLNDTGKFSMAVENKKRKSKITQINWTEYLCDFLETSCTVDFSMHISTIKRGHYGLLGIHVKLALFQELVAQALETGTIRDKLDEYVEERQALSATRRDEALDEGRKKREEKERRKFEATAKKEVKLSEGNHSMPNGVISENRNDKVYARKKNHSSVHSQQNHYSRKSEIELGDDISEKNSKKQKVEPNSVENGNHLSKREIHKLKKHEIKESIEMKSTEQRKEFLEREIEKRYIRTMPLGKDRNYCRYWFFRRDGRIFVESSDSKQWGYYKTKEELDALIGSLNPKGERERALKKQLQKFYNKICLSKDMDGAKVLPHDIVSTWPYHNCITLMIRLHMSSVSSFKILDMNILIFKI
- the LOC140975129 gene encoding uncharacterized protein isoform X1 codes for the protein MPLYKRKPLALVEKPSDLKPQELVFQIRYTKEIFRNYSEYLKRINLYRQRVWNCKATGKGNLTYEEALVSEKKASERIQNIPTEYVARVLRDVQYSVLNLKDLVNAIATKLQGPFTVGADLFGRKDGRLFPCKILKVLQEDANRTQYEIAWLSSDHEMNGKVIVNADELTAKNPPLSKRFLKSFIKDSTYRSLPWVIHDSLARKHGISTAPPLELKNKISIQDGLVVCNRKRKKIEDKQKKIEDKQKTAEQNENGLKVYKRRKSCEEISKPSTSTADGDAATENPEAKTIKYPIDDLFVEPAEEDRLLTERPCPCRDFNVPMDCVGNLLMLWDFCGSYGRLFNLSPFSLEDFENSLCYKDSTPLLIVESYSTLLRLLLNDTGKFSMAVENKKRKSKITQINWTEYLCDFLETSCTVDFSMHISTIKRGHYGLLGIHVKLALFQELVAQALETGTIRDKLDEYVEERQALSATRRDEALDEGRKKREEKERRKFEATAKKEVKLSEGNHSMPNGVISENRNDKVYARKKNHSSVHSQQNHYSRKSEIELGDDISEKNSKKQKVEPNSVENGNHLSKREIHKLKKHEIKESIEMKSTEQRKEFLEREIEKRYIRTMPLGKDRNYCRYWFFRRDGRIFVESSDSKQWGYYKTKEELDALIGSLNPKGERERALKKQLQKFYNKICLSKDMDGAKVLPHDIVSTWPYHNCITLMIRLHMSSVSSFKILDMNILIFKI